A single region of the Mercenaria mercenaria strain notata chromosome 6, MADL_Memer_1, whole genome shotgun sequence genome encodes:
- the LOC123548588 gene encoding exosome complex component RRP41-like — protein MAGLELLSDQGFRIDGRKSNELRRIQCRLGVFSQADGSAYIEQGNTKVLAAVYGPHEIRGSKSKALHDKVLVNCQYSMATFSTGERKRRPRGDRKSKEMTMHLQQTFDAAILTSLYPRSQIDIFVEVLQSDGGNYCASVNAATLALIDAGIPLRDYVCACSASFVNDKPIVDISYLEESSGGAELIVATLPKSEQIVFLEMNARLHEDNLSPVLDMAVKGCKDIHDVLDQAVREHVGEVAAISGLE, from the exons ATGGCAGGTCTGGAATTGCTTTCAGACCAAGGCTTTCGTATTGACGGCCGAAAATCAAATGAACTCAGACGAATTCAGTGTAGACTAGGGGTTTTCAGTCAAGCTGATGGATCAGCTTATATAGAACAAGGCAACACTAAAGTCTTGGCCGCGGTTTACGGCCCGCATGag ATTAGAGGCAGTAAATCGAAGGCACTTCATGATAAAGTTCTTGTGAATTGTCAGTACAGCATGGCCACATTCAGCACTGGTGAGCGTAAAAGACGTCCTAGAGGAGATCGAAAGTCCAAAGAGATGACAATGCATCTTCAGCAGACATTTGATGCTGCCATACTTACTAGTTTGTATCCAAGATCACAGATAGACATCTTTGTTGAG gTTTTACAATCAGATGGAGGTAATTACTGCGCTAGTGTAAATGCTGCGACTCTTGCCCTCATTGACGCTGGAATTCCACTGAGAGACTATGTTTGTGCTTGTTCTGCAAGCTTTGTAAATGACAAACCTATTGTTGACATCAGTTACTTGGAAGAATCATCAGGTGGTGCGGAGTTAATTGTAGCTACACTACCTAAATCTGAACAAATAGTGTTTCTTGAAATGAATGCACGTCTGCATGAAGACAATTTAAGCCCAGTGTTAGATATGGCTGTAAAAGGGTGTAAAGACATCCATGATGTTTTGGACCAAGCTGTGAGAGAACATGTTGGGGAAGTTGCTGCAATATCTGGTCTGGagtga